TGGACTATGTCGTGTGCCTGAAGACACAGGTGGAGCTCATGCAATGCTTGTGCAAAGGATCCCGTCCCCAGCTGGGTTGATTAGGCAGTGATCTCATCTCCGGGTAAGTGGCTTTTGTGTTATCTTTTGATCTTCTTGTAAGTTCTTGTATGGTGTATGATGTAGTTTTAACTTATATATGTTGGGTATATATGTTCTTGCTTCTATTATTCAACTTTCAGATTTTTGAGTACCTCAATATTTTCCTAACTATTCAGGATTTTTTTGGAGCTGATCAATTTAACTGAGAGTTACTAACAATCAGTACAGTACCCTGCACCTCCTGTCAGTGACTGAAATGTCTCTCTTCTTTTACACAAGTGTGATGATGTATCTGTGGTACATTCCATTGGGCATTGCTCTGAAGATTTAGCACCCCTTCCACTTTCATCTCATAAACCTTTTTCTTTCTAAAAGAAGttaatgtatttttcttttccaatTGAAATTAACTAATTACATGCAATTTAAAGGCACTATACCATCTTTCGTATCAAACTTATATTTTTCTCCTTAAATTTCTCTTTTACCCGCTTATAGTGCGATAATCCATAGATGCATCTTTTTTAATCTCACTCTGCACATGGAAGGATATACGAGTATATGACTCGTCATGACAAACAATTTCCCATAAATACTCTCTTGGCAGTCAGTAACATTTTTCTACTCATGGCAGGCAGCAGCCATTGGGAGACTGCAGCTGCAGACCTGCATGAGAGGTGTGACAGGATTCAATGAAAATCCTTTACCACCAGGCTAGCTCATGCATGCACAAAAAGCAAGGACCGCAACTGAAGCCGTCTGGATGGGAGGGCTCCAATCAACAGTGATGTCTCAGGGAGCCAACTTACTATAGCTAGTACTAGCAGTACTACCGGTGTAACTATTGTGCAAGTACATGTCATCAGTGCAAAGATGGGCCTCTGGTTTAGGTGTATCTCCTAGCTGAGAGCTGTTAGGATGAACAAAGCCATTGTCCATTCTGTGAAAGAAGTTTTGGTGTTAAATAACTACCAAAGTTTAGTTCTTTTCGGTGGGTGAAATCTATATGAATGTGGAGCCTCCAATCTTGATGAGTCGGGGATCTTTCTGAAGGCTCTGTTTATGTATGCTCGCGTATGCAACGATATGGGTGGTCTGTATGTACTGGCAATAAAAAAGAAGGTGAGCTAAtccattttctttatttatgaGACTATGCATAGGCGAGCTAAAAagagaaaagggagaaaaatatACACGCCCTCCACAAACGTGGCCAAAAGCAAAGCTAATTTAGAACTGGAGTAAATATGTTGTCAAATAAACTGACTGTCAAAGTGTAGCTTTTAGTTACCATGCCAAACAAATATTTTGTAAGAGGGAGTAGTTACTTCTCTTTTCACTTCTGTAAATTTACGACTTTGCGTCATTATTTTTAGGAGACCAACTTTAGATTGTCCATATAAGCGGTTccaacacaggctaggactagGAACAAGCAGTGCCCTGTCTTCAAACTTCGAGTTTCCGATTGCTGCCTTTTCAGGTTCAGAAACTGTGCAACAATGAAATGTCCAGTTCAAGCTCGGGATCGAAACAACAAGCAATAAACAGGGTGCAAAAATAGTAGTGAAATATCAATACTTTCAGTAGGTGTACGATAAGGTGGAACCCACTTATATGCAACAACTGTAACTGTCTTGCATCTAGAGACCTAGGATTCGACAGCACTATTGCAACTTGTATGTACACCACTGAGATTGCTAACGTAATGATTCCATACAACGAACATTCACTAGTATCCCCATCCAATCGTTCCTATTCCCTGGAGCGATATTGCCAATAGAATACTGAACATGTTTGATTTTTGTGTAAGCAAATCCTTTTGGGGAAATATACAATCTAAATGCTTATGTACAATTCACGACAGTGTCATTTCTCTGAATCGCCGGTAACAAACTCATTTGTTTTATTCACCTGTTTTTTGTCAGAATGAAAATACTGAAATTGAATGGAAACTGGCACTTGTTTATCTGTTCCACAATACATAGCCTCATATCTTGGACACGAGTTACATATGACCAATCCCCCAGCTGATCATGCTTTGGCTCTTTAGTCCTTGATATCTTTCtaagaaaataaatttttttgacCGACTTTCATGTCCTTCCTAATCGATGGTGTGGTAAGAACATAATCATATACATAGTTTATTCCATTGCAAAGGCCAAACTGGGCAGAAATATAAGTGGTGCGATATGCACAATATGCAAGTAACACCCTAAACAGTGAACTAAATACAGCTGAGCATATTCATGAAAGTGTCAAGTCTAGAACATGGATAAGCATCTTCAGTCTTCTTGTACTGTATGATGGCGCATATGTGCATTATCGTACCCATTCAAAGTATGCACTATACTTCAAGATTTGTGACAGTACACCACAGTGGATAGGAAAAATATTGCCTGGTCAAAATCTTTCATCAGAACAGCTGTATTTGGTTATTATTACGATATTTGGATAGATAAGGAAGAGGAATGATGGGTTATAGTTTGAAGCTATATCAGTTTCTTACTGTTCCTTTTTCAAGTTCAGAAACTGTGGGACACCTAACACTCTAGATTGGTAAATGCAAAGCTATGAACAAGAACCACTCACGTTTTCGCTCAGCAGGAAAGCGAATAATTATATCATCAGCACTTCAGTGGGTTTATGAAAAGGTTGGACCCTTTCTATTCACCAATTGTAGTTGGTCTCGCTACTAGTGATCTAGGAGAATAGGACTCCTAAGCATTATTGCAAGTTGAGGGTATCTCGTCTTGTAGGTATGATAATGACTAGAGAATATCCGACAGGTTGGTGTTTTTCTAACAACTGCCTCCCAATCGCACAATCTTAATTCCAAATATCATAATACTGATAATGGTGTCATTTCCCTTCAAAGATGGTTCATCATCTGTACTCTGTTTATGTCAATCAGGAGTTTGAACAAAAATATTACTTGTATATAACTTTAGCTCCAAAATCATATAGACAAGAACCGCACCATGAACCATGGCACATATGATGACCATTACATTGAAGGCTCCTCCAACAACATTCTTGCACAAATGCTTCAGCAACAGTCACGGTGGAGAACAAgagaacacacacatttatggCACATATTCTGAAGATTCAACCCAGATTCTCCCAACTTCGGAAATATTACTTGGATAACGCGAAGTTGCATTCAGGTATGCTAATCCCAAATATCATAATACTGATCACAGTGCCATTACCCTTGAGAGAAGTCCCATTATTTGTACTCTGTTTCTGCCGATCAGGAATTTGAACAAAAATTGACTGGGATAAAATGTCTGCTCCAAAATCATGGCACCATGTTATTCTTACAGATATCATACAGTTGAGACTCCCACCATGAACCATGTCGTATACGCTGACTATTACATGGAAGGCTCATCAAACAACATATAAAAGGTTCAGAAACAGCTTACGGTGGGAACATGAGAACACACACATATACATGGCACGCATCTTCTGAAGATATATGCCTACTTCCCAACTAGAGTGTACTTGTGCCGCCGGTTGTTCCGAAGCACGCAGCACCCAAGGGAGTAGACGACGATGAGGAGAACGATGAACGCCGCATTGATGATGGCAATCTTCTTCCAGCTGTTCTTGAGGTTACCCAGGACGCCGGCCTTGCAAGACTGGCAGCCGTAGCAGAGCTCAGACTGGTCGTTCGACCAGGTGTCGCAGTCAGGGTTGGAAGAGTTGCTGGGGCCAGAGGGCTTGGTCCAGTAGGTCTCGTTCAGGTATGCGAAGTTGCATTCAGTTGGGGGCTTGCAGCATCCAGACTGCAAAACAAAAGTTGAATAAATTCATTTGACATTGCCGTTAAGCTCAAACTCATTCTGTTTCAATACCTCCTTTTAAACTAATGGGGGGCTGACCTCAGTCTAGTTTATTAAAAGCCGAAAGGAACTCTTGCTAATTCAATTACTATATCTTGAAAAAAGAAGGAGCAGTGGGACTAATTTTTAAGGAACAcaaatgaacaaaaaaaaaatagcatatTCATGATCCCGGCTGAATCGGAACGTGTAGACTTGACCATTTTGCAATGCAGTGCAACTTGCAAGTATGATAACGGTTTATGAAAAAGCACATGTAGAGTGTAGACGCATGCTCTTGCGAGTGCACATCTAAGACCAAATCAATAGAGATGTAGATTGTAGAATTCACGTCACTATTAGTTTACAAGAGTTGTTAATGTTGATAGAAATCCTATGACGTCGATCGCTAGCATGGCCTGGTCATCTAATCTAGCCATTGTGCACAAGACTTTGATGAAGTCCTGATGGTTGCTAAATATCACATCGAGTGATGCCAGAGGAAAGGTACTAACTTGGTTAACTCTAGTTCCCAGTACTACCACATCTTTGACATTTGCGTACAtctcaaattaaatttaatgcTATGGTTATCTCAAATTACTTGAAGGCAACATAATACCGAATTCAATTTACTGCTAATATAGGTATGCATAATCTGGACCATGGTTTTTCTCCATATAGGCTTTCCTCACTGGGTCAAATGATTTCATTTCATCTAGTAATTAAGTGGACACTAACAAAGAAAACATGCAGGACCAGAGTAATGAAGGAAATGGATCAAGTTCTTGGAGAAAAATGTGCAGATCAATTTAGTAGTGTAACAATTTGTGTTAAAAAAACTGGAAAATGTTTGTGCAcgtaaagaaagaaaaagcatAAATATTTGGTCATGCATTCTTTCAAGGAAAAAACATGCAACTTTCTCGAGCAGCTAAAAAGGCAAACATAGTTTAGAATATATGAGATCATGGCTGCAGCCTATAATTCACCATGCTGTGACCAAACTGAATTTTGTCTACAATAGAGTTGCTTTCTGTCTCGTGTAAACAACAGTTAATGAAAAGAACTAATTTGATATATCAAATGGGTCACTAGAAGAGGTCAAGaaagcattttttttccaaaaatatcGTGGAGCAGTTAAGGTGAAGGTGGCCTATTGACTTTAGGATGAACGCATTAGGTAATCTTGAGCATATGTAACTGACGAACTTGTTCCTTGCAGGACAAAATATCAAAGAGTGGACAATACATCTGAACAAGATTACAGCCACAGCAACCAAAACTTTCTTGAACCAACGAAGTAGAATAGCAACTTGTTCAACGATTCAATCTCAAAGCTAAAATTTAGAATATAAGTGAAGTGATGTGATTATGTGCTCAAGAACACATATTTAATCAGCGCAAGTTCCGAATCTATCATGttttatcaaagaaagaaataatCTTTCACATGAATTGGCAAAGACAAATACTAACTTGCAGCGGCGAGAGGTTGTCGTTGACGAACTCGTCGAATGTCCGGTTGCTCTGCAGGCTCCGGCACACGCCGGCCTCCGTAAGGCAGCTCCTGATCCTTCCCCACGTGCGTCCGTCCTCCACCCTCCGCCTGAGCCAGCTGGAGTAGTCCCCGAGCCGGTACTCCTTGAACCCTCTCCCGGACACGgcccgcccggcgccggcgtttGTGACGGCGAGCGCGAAGGCGGCGAAGCAGAGCACGACGAGGATGAGCAGTGCGGCGAGGAAAAGGTAGATCCAGAGGAGGAGCGACGCGCGGCAGCAGGCGCCCGCGATGCCGGCCGCGGAGACGGCCATGATGGCAGCGCCGAGGAGCAGGGCCGGCGTGCGGAGTAAGCGCTCGCAGTCGGTGGCACCGCGGCCGGCGTAGATGCCCCACGCGAGCACGgccgcgccgaggaggagggtgaggaCGTTGAAGGACGCGAAGACGGCGTTGCTGCAACGCGGCCGCGCCATTGCCGGTGGTCGGTTCAGAGGGAGAAGCAGGGGAGGTAGTTATAGCGGAAGATGGAGGGAAAATGTTGAAGTGGGCAACGAACGACTTGCGTTGGGCTGCTTATGATGATGGGCTAAAAGCTAAGCCCAATTTCACCTATGGATGCACGCGCAACGACCCAACACCAACCCAGCAAACACTCCGGCCTAGTCAATCATTCGAGCAGGCATCTTTTATGTAAACTTGCGGAAGTATTTTCTCTATTGAGCTTCCAATGTTTAAGATTGATGCTAATAGCTATTACCTATCCGATTCTATGCGCGGGTCATCTTCTTTGCTCGTTCCCGTTGCCCCTCTTCGTCAAACAGTAAGCCGCGGCCCGCTCCGTTGGCCGTGGTCGCTTCCTTGCTGCTTGCTCCGCTCTATCGGCATCCGCTCGACTGCGGTAAAAAGGCAATCAGGGTAGGGGCTGTCAGGGACTGTCCCAGCAACATTACAAGAGGCTGGCGTGGCACTGGAAGTGGGTGCCAAGAggtaatttctttttttttttgttgttgttgaaagACACAAGAGGTCATTTTGATATGAAATTGGATTTTCTATCTCACTTTTTGCTAGGGATGTTGTCATTTGAGATCGCTTAGGCTtggttgtgggcttgtggctggTAGCAGCGGGAGTCTGGCTTGGCAAGCCATCCGATGTGTGTGGCATGCAAAAGCTGCGACTTGTATGACTCTACGAATGGAGATTGGAACATGTTGTTTCTCTAATCTCCACTTGGCCGATTCATGCTTTTTGACAGATTAGTGTTCAGCACAATTTTCAGAGATAAAGGTGCCGATGGTTACTGGATTTTTCTGGATGTTATGTCTCATTGTTCTGAACTGTGTAAAGGTCAACATTTCCAACACTCATTTTCAACAATTTGAATCCAATATTTCAACATTTGGATAACACTATTTCAATATTTTATATAAAAGTTATGGaactaatttttctaaaatgttGAACTCAGTTGGATGAAATGTTGAATCATGCATTTGAAAATGTTGAGCACATATAAAACGCATTTGGACACTTGAAATCGAATGTTAAATACAATATGAAAAAGTCCGTCGTGAAAAAAGTCCAAACGCGCGGGGAAAGTCAGCACGTGCAAAAATTACTAGCACGAACGGTAGAACCGAATGGAATAGTAATCCGTTGTACGGATGTTATTTGGGTTTAGCCATTAAAGTTTCAATGCTTAACTAACGTCCAGAAGTCATAGAGGAGACTCCGATTCGAGCAGCCAGCAGCTTCAGCCCAAACCGATATCCTCTAAAGTCTAAACGGTTTAACCTTCCACCGTGGCGCCGGTGAGGTTATTGTTTCGGATGGAGATTATATGTGGCTTGAGTGATACAATTAATACATGTCACCCGAAGAAAACCGGCGTGGACCGATGGCGCGAAATTCGGTCCAATATCACATTCCGATATGATATTACCCAAAATTAGTTATTGGGACTATTTTTTGGCACTTTTGGAGTCAACAAGAGTTCCCAAATAGTATATATTTAGCACATTGGTAGAGTGAACCAGTGCAAGTATTTCTTTCATTTTGGTTATGCAAAAATCGTAAGTTTCCCCGAGAAATTAAGAGGAGCACACATTGGATTGAAAGACATCCATGTCAAGGCCTAATCGGTAACATATCTTTGATCCGTTGTCTAAAGCTGCTTTGAAGTAGCCCTCAAAGAAGAACCGAGGTTTACAATGGTGCCATGACCGGTGCTTTTGTGTATTACAATGTAAGTTCTGTATTATGAGTTCTCAACTCCATATTGTTAATAATTTATGCTAACTCTGATGGTGAAGCAAAATCTGCAGTAGTGATGTAGTATCTcaagatattttttttaaaaaaattaacacCTTTGTCTTGGCGCAAAGTTAGTTACATGTTCACTATTATATCCTGCAAAGGGGAAAACAAGCACTGAAAATTCACTTGCACAAAACGACAACCAGTTCCAGGGCATGGTCCGGATGACCTGACCTTGGGTCAGAGGTCACGGAAGGAGTTGACCAGCCTCCAGTCTCCTTGAGGCTCTCGATCGAATTGCCGTACTTCGTGTAACGATCCTCACGAAAACCGCTCATGCCCACTCTACATACTGAATGGATCACATCTACACTGCAACGTGCTTACATTTTCATCTTCACTTCGTGTAAAAGTTGACCCAAGTTTGCAATGCCTCCTAAAGTTGGCTATTTAAGTTAGTTCATCTTACTCTCCACTTTTCATTTGGGACTATTCTAGTACTATCCTGCCTCATGCATGGTACTACATCCACTCACCCTTAAGAACCCGACGTCCTCGTCGAGAGCTGAGCTAACTCACCTGTACGTCCTGGCTACGTTCGTACGTCCAATGCCGGCGCATATGCCATACCATATCCACATAGGATCCACACGTCATGCGCACCATGCCCGCTCATCTGACCCGCACATGCCCGACCTAGTCTAGGAAAAACCTACTTACGCTTTCGTACTCGCTTCAcataaaagggttaacccaagGTTGAAGTGCTTCCTAGAGTTGGCTATTTAAGTTGATTCATCTCACTCTccacttacaatttgggactaTTCTAGAGCTACCCTACCTCATGCATGGTACTCAAATTGTTAGCCCAACTTGGCCCATGGGCTGTTACGTCCAAACCAGTTTCAACAATACCATTATAACTGTTGCAGACCCACAAGGTCGGGTGGTTTTCTAGTCCTCcaggaaagcatcaacaaaacTTCCCTTCCATATAGATTGTCGTTTCACATAAAAGAGTTTATCTAAGCCACTTTCAACAATACCATTATAAACGTTACTGACCCACAAGGTCGGTGATTTTCTAGTCCTCTACGAAAGCATCAACAAAACATTCCATATAGGTTGTCATTTCGAATAAAATGGTTAACATGTTCCCTTCCATATAGATTGTCGTTTCACAACAAACCTTCCTTCCATATAGGTTGTCATTTCGAATAAAACGGTTAACCTGTTCCCTTCCATATAGATTGTCTTGTCATTTCGCATAAAAGGGTTGTCATTTCGAATAATGTCTTGTCATTTCGCATAAAAGGGTTGTCATTTCGAATAAAACGATTAACCTCTTCCCTCATTTCGCATAAAAGGGTTACTCTACATGTTGAATGGACCACACCTGCTAAATAACTCTCTTGCATTTTTATCCTTATTTTGCGCAAAACATTGCAACTAGGGTTAATTAGCTTCCTCAGACCACCTATTTGAGCTGGTCTAGCTCCTCTTGCCTAGGTAATATGGGACTAAATGTCCCTGGCTGCTGCTAGCGCTCCCACGCGCGCTGGGTCAATTTTTGGCCCAACAGCCACGGGCTAGGCTGTTACACTTTGGACTGATGCTACCGCAGGCACCACTTCAACTTCACGGCGAGCTTTCTTCGTGGGGTGGCAGCGTTAGAAGCGCGGTGGGATATAGCCATATAGGAGGAGCCACAAACAACAACTCGGCGACTGGGTCGATACAAATAGGGAGGCGTAGCTCAACTCTTGAGTGACGTTGCCGCGGGTAGAAACGAGTGGTCGTCCACCATGATCTCGCTCTTTTTACGCCCGTTGTGAGGTGTCACCACTCATTAGGTTCTAGCTATGGGTGGAGCACTAGGAGTAGGTGGCgatgagaaggaagaagaggcgTGCGGGGGAGGTGAGCAGGCCGGGCGCGAACCGGGTGGAGCAGCGGCTGTTCAACCGGCCTAGCCTCTCCCAACGACCGGAGTAGGTAGATGTTGTTGGTGCGAGGCTGGGGAGGTTCCTTTGCTTGAGAAAACTCTAGAAATCCTGCTCTCTGTTGAACGGCACGATCAATCTCGGACCGTGATCCGATGGCCTACGAAAGTAGGATACGTGGTCTAATCTCTTGTCTGAGCTTGGAGGGGATTGGGACTATAgagattttcttttgttaagGCCTGAAGCATGAGT
The genomic region above belongs to Setaria italica strain Yugu1 chromosome VI, Setaria_italica_v2.0, whole genome shotgun sequence and contains:
- the LOC101757479 gene encoding tetraspanin-8 produces the protein MARPRCSNAVFASFNVLTLLLGAAVLAWGIYAGRGATDCERLLRTPALLLGAAIMAVSAAGIAGACCRASLLLWIYLFLAALLILVVLCFAAFALAVTNAGAGRAVSGRGFKEYRLGDYSSWLRRRVEDGRTWGRIRSCLTEAGVCRSLQSNRTFDEFVNDNLSPLQSGCCKPPTECNFAYLNETYWTKPSGPSNSSNPDCDTWSNDQSELCYGCQSCKAGVLGNLKNSWKKIAIINAAFIVLLIVVYSLGCCVLRNNRRHKYTLVGK